The Fulvivirga ligni genome window below encodes:
- a CDS encoding aminotransferase class V-fold PLP-dependent enzyme codes for MTDISQETKKVLDIQAIRNEFPVLDQEVNGKPLAYFDNAATTQKPIQVINALDEYYRGYNANIHRGIHTLAEKATKAFEDTRVVLQQFLNSREKEEIVFTKGTTDSINLVVATYGRKFIGAGDEIILSGLEHHSNIVPWQILAEEKGAIIKVIPVFDNGELDYETFENLLSDKTKFVSVNHASNSLGTINDIKRIINGAHGVGAKVLIDGAQASAHIELDVQDFDCDFYAVSSHKFYGPTGAGALYGKRELLESMPPYQGGGEMIKDVSFSGTTYNDIPYKFEAGTPNIADIVALKEGINFIKRFGKENIAAHELDLLAYTVDGLNTIEGMRLIGTAKHKVSVQSFLIDGVHPFDIGQMLDARGVAVRTGHHCTQPLMDSMGIEGTVRASFAIYNTREEIDRMVEGLTRIVKFMK; via the coding sequence ATGACTGACATAAGCCAGGAAACTAAGAAAGTGCTTGATATTCAAGCTATAAGAAATGAATTTCCTGTACTTGATCAGGAGGTTAACGGTAAGCCTTTAGCCTATTTCGATAATGCAGCTACTACCCAAAAACCCATACAGGTAATTAATGCTCTGGATGAATATTACAGAGGTTATAATGCCAATATTCATAGAGGTATCCATACACTCGCTGAAAAGGCTACCAAGGCATTTGAAGATACCCGTGTAGTACTTCAGCAGTTTTTAAATAGTAGAGAAAAGGAAGAGATTGTTTTTACCAAAGGAACAACCGACTCTATTAATTTGGTGGTGGCTACTTATGGTAGAAAATTCATTGGAGCGGGAGATGAAATTATTCTCTCTGGTTTGGAACATCATTCTAACATAGTGCCTTGGCAGATATTAGCCGAAGAAAAAGGTGCAATTATAAAAGTTATTCCTGTGTTCGATAACGGGGAGCTTGATTATGAAACCTTCGAAAACCTTCTTTCTGATAAGACCAAATTTGTTTCAGTAAACCACGCTTCCAATAGTCTGGGTACCATAAATGATATTAAAAGAATTATCAATGGAGCTCATGGAGTTGGAGCAAAAGTTTTAATAGACGGGGCACAGGCTAGTGCGCATATTGAGCTTGATGTTCAGGACTTTGACTGCGACTTTTATGCAGTATCATCACATAAATTTTATGGCCCTACTGGGGCAGGTGCGCTTTATGGAAAGCGTGAACTTTTAGAATCGATGCCGCCTTATCAGGGTGGGGGAGAAATGATAAAAGATGTTAGTTTCTCTGGAACTACATACAACGATATTCCGTATAAGTTTGAGGCTGGCACACCGAACATAGCTGATATAGTGGCTCTTAAAGAAGGGATCAATTTTATTAAACGTTTCGGTAAGGAGAATATAGCAGCGCACGAACTTGATCTATTGGCTTACACCGTAGATGGATTAAATACCATCGAAGGAATGAGGCTAATAGGTACGGCTAAGCATAAGGTAAGTGTACAGTCATTTTTAATAGATGGTGTCCACCCATTTGATATTGGTCAGATGTTAGATGCCAGAGGGGTTGCGGTGAGAACGGGACACCATTGTACGCAGCCGCTTATGGATAGCATGGGAATTGAAGGTACCGTAAGGGCTTCTTTTGCGATCTATAACACAAGAGAAGAGATTGATAGAATGGTAGAAGGCTTGACCCGTATAGTGAAATTTATGAAGTAA
- a CDS encoding SufE family protein, whose product MAEGIKEVQYNIIQEFSILDGDMEMTNFYIMELGQKLPPMKEEEKTEDNIVKGCQSKVWLTAHLEGNKIFYNADSNTAITKGLVSLLTRVLSGNTPDDIINAELYFPQEIGMDRFIGTQRSNGFGAMMKQMKLYAIALKSKVEA is encoded by the coding sequence ATGGCTGAAGGAATTAAGGAAGTACAATATAATATAATTCAAGAGTTTTCAATTCTTGATGGGGATATGGAAATGACCAATTTTTATATTATGGAACTTGGTCAGAAACTTCCACCTATGAAGGAAGAAGAGAAAACAGAAGACAATATTGTAAAAGGTTGCCAATCTAAAGTGTGGCTAACAGCTCATTTGGAGGGTAATAAAATTTTTTACAACGCAGATAGCAACACTGCTATAACCAAAGGTCTTGTAAGCTTACTTACAAGGGTGCTGTCAGGGAATACACCTGATGATATAATTAATGCTGAGCTTTATTTTCCTCAAGAAATTGGGATGGATAGATTCATAGGAACTCAAAGATCCAATGGTTTTGGAGCTATGATGAAGCAAATGAAATTATATGCAATTGCTTTAAAAAGTAAAGTTGAGGCTTAA
- a CDS encoding SUF system Fe-S cluster assembly protein gives MSEETNLKEASDTLRDKVMYALKSVYDPEIPVDIYELGLIYEISVHPVNNVYILMTLTSPNCPAAESIPAEVEASIKKIEGVNDVNVEITFDPPYSQDMMSEAAKLELGFL, from the coding sequence ATGAGTGAAGAAACAAATTTGAAAGAAGCTTCTGATACCTTGAGAGATAAGGTAATGTATGCTTTGAAATCAGTTTATGATCCGGAAATTCCGGTTGATATATACGAGTTGGGCTTGATTTATGAAATCAGTGTACATCCAGTGAATAATGTATATATCCTCATGACTTTGACGTCTCCTAACTGTCCTGCAGCTGAGTCTATACCGGCAGAGGTTGAGGCGAGTATTAAAAAGATAGAAGGGGTAAATGATGTGAATGTAGAAATTACATTTGATCCTCCGTATTCTCAGGATATGATGTCTGAGGCAGCAAAGTTAGAACTAGGTTTTTTATAA
- a CDS encoding BrxA/BrxB family bacilliredoxin, producing the protein MYPEELVAPMRTDLTQVGFEELKTSEEVDNHFNDHKGTTLLVINSVCGCAAGAARPGVKWAVQQTDKKPSSLATVFAGVDKDAVAKAREYTLPYPPSSPSIALFKDGELVHFIERHHIEGRNAEMIGNHLLEVFKEFC; encoded by the coding sequence ATGTATCCAGAAGAGTTAGTAGCGCCTATGCGAACCGATCTTACTCAGGTTGGTTTCGAGGAGCTTAAGACCTCAGAAGAGGTTGATAATCATTTTAATGATCACAAGGGCACAACCCTATTAGTTATAAATTCAGTATGTGGATGTGCGGCAGGTGCGGCAAGACCAGGGGTGAAATGGGCTGTTCAGCAAACTGACAAAAAACCGTCTTCATTAGCTACTGTATTCGCAGGAGTGGATAAAGACGCTGTAGCTAAGGCTAGAGAATACACTTTACCTTATCCTCCGTCTTCTCCATCAATAGCTCTATTTAAAGATGGTGAGTTGGTTCATTTCATTGAAAGACACCACATTGAAGGTAGAAATGCAGAAATGATAGGTAATCACTTATTAGAAGTGTTTAAGGAGTTCTGTTAA
- a CDS encoding ion channel, giving the protein MKRMLKPKIDSSRTEDPGTGTQYTINSKRIINRDGSFNVIKQGLGYSTRNVYQSLIRMSWTRFFIIIFAFLLLVNALFASIYALIGIDQLGGITTTKGLNNFLEAYYFSFQTFTTVGYGVLHPVGHLANILAVLEAVIGWMCFALITGMLYGRFSKPSAHLHYSDKALVSPGKNGYKTLQFRIANMRNSNLMEMQATLILVIVEKNSDGTGISKRSFVDLKLQRNSIIFFPLNWTIVHVIDEESPFYGKEYQDFVDMNAELIVMVKGYDDTFSQTVHSRFSYKCKEIVWGARFKPAYQTQTSGDIFLYFDKMSEYDEVDL; this is encoded by the coding sequence ATGAAAAGAATGCTTAAGCCAAAGATTGACTCTTCCAGAACCGAAGATCCAGGTACAGGTACCCAGTATACTATAAACTCTAAAAGAATTATCAATAGAGATGGTTCTTTTAATGTGATTAAACAAGGGCTGGGTTATAGTACGCGAAATGTATACCAGTCTTTGATTAGAATGTCCTGGACAAGATTCTTTATTATCATATTTGCCTTTCTATTGCTGGTTAATGCATTGTTTGCCTCTATTTATGCTCTTATTGGTATAGATCAGCTTGGGGGTATTACCACCACCAAAGGATTGAATAACTTTCTAGAAGCTTACTATTTTAGCTTTCAAACATTTACCACAGTGGGATACGGTGTGCTGCACCCAGTGGGACACTTGGCTAATATTCTTGCAGTTCTAGAAGCTGTCATCGGATGGATGTGCTTCGCACTAATCACAGGTATGCTATATGGTAGGTTCAGTAAGCCCAGTGCTCATTTGCACTACAGTGATAAAGCATTAGTGTCGCCGGGTAAGAATGGATATAAGACATTGCAGTTTAGGATTGCAAATATGAGAAACAGTAATCTCATGGAAATGCAAGCTACCTTGATTCTGGTGATAGTGGAAAAGAATTCAGACGGTACGGGTATCTCCAAAAGATCATTCGTTGACCTTAAATTACAGCGTAATTCCATCATTTTCTTTCCCCTAAATTGGACTATTGTTCATGTTATAGATGAGGAGAGTCCTTTCTATGGCAAGGAGTATCAAGACTTCGTAGATATGAATGCCGAACTGATAGTAATGGTCAAAGGATATGATGATACTTTCAGCCAAACAGTACATTCCAGATTCTCCTATAAATGCAAAGAAATAGTATGGGGCGCCCGCTTCAAACCAGCCTACCAAACACAAACATCAGGTGATATATTCCTCTATTTTGATAAAATGAGTGAGTATGATGAGGTGGATTTGTAA
- a CDS encoding SusC/RagA family TonB-linked outer membrane protein, whose protein sequence is MRRILLLTFTVVFVMFMQTLQAQDRTISGKVTSLEDGSALPGVNVVLKGTTLGAVTDIDGNYSVSVPANSKTLVFSFIGLSTEEIEIGERTTINVQMSPDVQQLSEVIISGVAGATPREKLTVSVAKIGEDRLNAVTGMSLATSLTGKVAGVRISNPSGAPGGASNILLRADNNLNNVDSDPLIIIDGQIMVGSLADINADDVASMEVIKGASASALYGSRAGNGVIAITTKRGSSLKKGDVRVTLRNEVGVQQIGKTLDLATHHPYALADDYQDFVGQYTKYDGVTYPDGYRDSGWHPGIAGNRTIDDDHYMDNEYGVVRDQQDMFFRIGVNYTNYVAVAANNTKSSIFASFENNSQEGIIMNTDGYDRQNFRVNYDLDVKPWLRLSTSNLFINTETNYPGSGGGVFFNIALAEPDANLEAENPDGQPYYLRMNQFNGETVNPLYPLYKAERDNKSRRWMGNYAANIEFADWINLDLSQSIEIYNYRYTLNNPADTWTPTGGTDETFGMSYTKGSLNKYSRERVTKNSQATLNLHGKVGDLTMKGKLSYLFEDRHDENFQASASQYAYKATPDFDNFSNISNASSGEFVEKAQNYFAILGLDWRDKLLFDGMFRYDGSSLFGPDSRWNSYYRLSGAYRITEDVEIPGINELKIRAAYGTAGMRPGFDFQYEIYRVSSGSFIQEQVGNYDLKPSVTTEREIGLNASIINKINFEASYAKSTTEDQFLRVPLFAPTNEGFAYQYQNAGTVESNTFEMSLGGNWVNKSDFTWNSNIVFSRVRQKITELPIAPYVFGDTDGGAQSIFYVREGETYGSMYGYTWVRSLEQMAQQLPEGSTIEDYEVNSDGYVVPAGSIGTPGEQAIKVLDEEGNPLYTKIGDGVADFNMGIANTLTYKGFTLYFLFDIKAGGDVYNSKGQWVTRDLRNGIMDMSGVPDSEKKAYDYYVNFYDVNTPNSYWVEDASFVKLRELSLGYSVPTTSLSGFLNGTFKAVRFKLVGRNLLTFSDYSGYDPEIGTVRQPYDGTYAYPNFRNYAASLTLEF, encoded by the coding sequence ATGAGAAGGATTTTACTTTTAACCTTTACGGTTGTCTTTGTAATGTTCATGCAAACATTGCAAGCGCAAGATCGTACCATTTCAGGTAAGGTTACGTCTTTAGAAGATGGTAGTGCATTACCAGGAGTGAACGTAGTTTTAAAAGGAACTACATTGGGTGCGGTTACCGATATTGACGGTAATTACTCCGTAAGCGTGCCTGCCAATTCGAAAACGTTGGTTTTTTCATTTATTGGTCTTTCAACAGAAGAGATAGAGATTGGAGAAAGAACAACAATTAATGTTCAGATGTCACCTGATGTTCAGCAATTGAGTGAAGTTATTATTTCTGGTGTGGCTGGAGCAACACCCAGAGAAAAACTGACCGTTTCTGTTGCGAAGATAGGAGAGGATCGCCTTAATGCGGTGACCGGGATGTCTCTAGCTACATCTTTAACAGGTAAGGTCGCTGGTGTGAGAATCAGTAATCCTAGTGGTGCTCCTGGGGGCGCTTCTAACATACTACTACGTGCTGACAATAACTTAAATAATGTGGATTCCGACCCATTGATAATTATCGATGGTCAAATTATGGTGGGTAGTTTGGCTGACATCAATGCAGATGATGTAGCCTCTATGGAAGTTATAAAAGGTGCATCTGCTTCTGCACTCTACGGATCAAGAGCAGGTAATGGTGTGATAGCAATCACTACAAAAAGAGGTTCAAGTCTCAAAAAAGGCGATGTTAGAGTAACACTTAGAAATGAGGTTGGTGTTCAACAAATTGGTAAAACATTAGATCTTGCTACACATCATCCATATGCTCTAGCTGATGATTATCAGGATTTTGTTGGTCAATATACTAAATACGATGGTGTTACTTATCCAGATGGATATAGGGATTCAGGATGGCATCCAGGTATAGCTGGTAACAGAACTATTGATGACGATCATTATATGGATAATGAATACGGCGTCGTTAGAGATCAACAGGATATGTTCTTTAGGATAGGGGTGAATTATACTAACTATGTGGCTGTGGCGGCTAATAATACCAAAAGTAGCATCTTTGCTTCTTTTGAGAATAACTCTCAAGAAGGTATTATTATGAATACTGATGGTTACGATAGACAAAACTTTAGAGTAAATTACGATTTAGATGTTAAGCCTTGGTTAAGGCTATCTACTTCTAATCTGTTTATCAATACTGAGACTAATTATCCAGGAAGTGGTGGTGGAGTATTTTTCAATATTGCACTAGCTGAACCTGACGCTAATCTAGAGGCAGAAAATCCTGATGGACAACCTTATTATTTAAGGATGAATCAGTTCAATGGTGAAACAGTTAATCCTCTTTACCCTCTTTATAAAGCTGAAAGAGATAATAAATCTCGCAGGTGGATGGGTAATTATGCGGCAAATATAGAATTCGCAGATTGGATTAATTTGGATCTTTCACAATCTATTGAGATTTATAATTATAGATATACCTTAAATAATCCTGCGGATACCTGGACGCCAACTGGCGGAACAGATGAAACTTTTGGGATGTCTTATACTAAGGGGTCTTTAAATAAATACTCAAGAGAACGAGTTACTAAAAACTCGCAAGCAACATTGAATCTGCATGGTAAAGTTGGAGATCTAACCATGAAAGGAAAGTTATCTTATTTATTTGAAGATCGCCATGATGAGAATTTTCAGGCCTCAGCTAGTCAATATGCATATAAGGCCACTCCGGATTTTGATAATTTTAGTAATATAAGTAATGCCTCTTCAGGTGAGTTTGTAGAAAAGGCGCAAAATTATTTTGCTATCCTGGGGTTAGACTGGAGGGATAAACTTCTTTTTGATGGTATGTTCAGATATGACGGTTCATCACTTTTTGGTCCAGATTCAAGATGGAATTCGTATTACCGTTTATCAGGTGCTTACAGAATTACGGAAGATGTTGAGATACCAGGTATTAATGAGCTAAAGATTAGAGCTGCATATGGTACTGCTGGAATGAGACCAGGTTTTGATTTTCAATATGAAATTTATAGAGTTAGCAGTGGTAGCTTTATTCAGGAGCAAGTGGGGAACTATGATTTAAAACCTTCAGTGACCACTGAAAGAGAGATCGGTCTTAATGCATCAATCATCAATAAGATAAATTTTGAAGCATCATATGCAAAGTCTACTACTGAGGATCAGTTCTTACGAGTGCCTTTATTTGCTCCAACTAACGAAGGGTTTGCATATCAGTATCAAAATGCTGGAACAGTTGAATCCAATACATTTGAGATGTCTCTTGGAGGGAATTGGGTAAATAAGTCTGATTTCACCTGGAACTCTAATATTGTATTTTCTAGGGTGAGACAAAAAATTACTGAACTGCCAATCGCACCTTACGTATTTGGAGATACTGATGGTGGGGCGCAATCTATATTTTATGTAAGAGAAGGTGAGACCTATGGTTCAATGTATGGTTATACTTGGGTTCGTTCTTTAGAGCAAATGGCTCAACAGTTACCGGAAGGATCTACTATTGAAGATTATGAGGTTAATTCTGATGGTTACGTTGTGCCGGCGGGAAGTATAGGTACCCCAGGTGAGCAAGCCATTAAGGTTTTGGATGAAGAAGGAAATCCATTATACACAAAAATTGGAGATGGAGTGGCTGATTTTAATATGGGTATTGCCAACACATTGACCTATAAAGGATTTACTCTTTACTTTTTGTTTGATATAAAAGCAGGCGGTGATGTATATAATTCTAAAGGTCAGTGGGTAACAAGAGATTTGCGTAACGGAATTATGGATATGAGCGGTGTGCCTGACAGCGAAAAGAAAGCTTACGATTATTATGTGAATTTCTACGATGTTAACACTCCTAATTCTTATTGGGTTGAGGATGCTAGCTTCGTTAAATTAAGAGAATTGTCACTGGGATACTCTGTTCCTACAACCTCTCTGAGCGGATTTCTTAACGGAACGTTTAAGGCAGTTAGATTTAAGTTGGTGGGAAGAAATCTTCTAACTTTCTCTGACTATTCTGGATATGATCCTGAAATTGGTACAGTTCGTCAGCCTTATGACGGTACTTATGCTTATCCGAATTTTAGAAATTATGCAGCTTCTCTAACCTTAGAATTTTAA
- the rfaD gene encoding ADP-glyceromanno-heptose 6-epimerase, protein MIIVTGAAGFIGSQLIHKLNQENFNYIIAVDKFDNEKKNKNLEGLKIQQKVDRDDFMSWLDVNHEEVEFFFHIGAKTDTTLFDVELLERLNTNYTKEVWKRCVKYQIPLVYASSAATYGLGEYGYDDDESNIDKLKPLNPYGQSKQDFDVWALDQDEKPFFWAGLKFFNVYGPNENHKGRMASVIWHAFNQISDTGGMRLFRSHNPEYKDGEQQRDFVYVKDVLDVCIWLMHHRKDSGIYNLGSGKARTFLDLTKAVFKAMDKEENISFIDTPEDIRDKYQYFTEANMDKLKSIGYGKKFYELEDGVEDYVKGYLLLK, encoded by the coding sequence ATGATTATCGTAACGGGTGCTGCAGGATTCATAGGAAGCCAACTTATACACAAACTCAACCAAGAGAATTTCAACTATATAATAGCTGTAGATAAGTTTGATAATGAGAAGAAGAACAAGAACCTTGAGGGCCTGAAGATTCAGCAAAAAGTAGATAGAGACGACTTCATGAGCTGGCTTGATGTAAATCACGAAGAGGTTGAATTCTTCTTTCACATTGGAGCAAAAACAGACACCACATTATTCGATGTAGAGTTATTGGAGAGATTAAATACCAATTACACCAAAGAGGTGTGGAAAAGATGTGTAAAATATCAGATTCCTTTAGTTTACGCTTCTTCTGCAGCCACCTATGGTCTCGGCGAATATGGCTACGATGACGATGAATCTAACATTGATAAATTAAAACCTTTAAACCCTTACGGTCAATCTAAGCAAGATTTTGATGTATGGGCGCTGGATCAGGACGAAAAACCATTCTTTTGGGCTGGCTTAAAATTCTTCAATGTTTATGGGCCCAATGAGAACCATAAAGGACGTATGGCTTCCGTAATCTGGCATGCTTTCAATCAAATAAGTGACACCGGAGGTATGAGATTATTTAGGTCTCACAATCCTGAATATAAAGATGGCGAACAGCAAAGAGACTTTGTATATGTGAAAGATGTGTTAGATGTATGCATTTGGCTCATGCACCACAGAAAAGACTCGGGCATTTACAATCTCGGAAGTGGTAAGGCCAGAACTTTCCTGGATTTAACCAAAGCCGTATTCAAAGCCATGGATAAGGAAGAAAATATCAGTTTCATAGATACCCCAGAGGATATTAGAGATAAATATCAATATTTCACCGAAGCCAACATGGATAAACTTAAATCTATTGGCTATGGCAAAAAGTTTTATGAGCTAGAAGATGGGGTTGAGGATTATGTGAAGGGGTATTTGTTACTTAAATAA
- a CDS encoding 6-pyruvoyl trahydropterin synthase family protein, which produces MVFVSRKEHFNAAHKLYNPKWTEEKNVEVFGPCANSNWHGHNFDLIVTVKGDPDPDTGFVVDLKKLSVLIKEQIIEKVDHKNLNMDVDFMQGKMASTENLVIEFWRILESKLPQITDNAVLHCLKLYETPRNFVEYYG; this is translated from the coding sequence ATGGTTTTTGTAAGTAGGAAAGAACATTTTAACGCTGCGCATAAATTATACAATCCAAAGTGGACTGAGGAAAAGAACGTGGAAGTATTTGGTCCTTGCGCTAATTCTAATTGGCATGGGCATAATTTTGATTTAATTGTTACCGTAAAAGGTGATCCTGATCCTGATACAGGATTTGTGGTAGACCTGAAGAAGCTTAGTGTTCTTATTAAGGAACAAATTATTGAGAAGGTAGATCATAAAAACCTCAATATGGACGTTGATTTCATGCAGGGTAAAATGGCGAGTACAGAGAATCTGGTAATAGAGTTCTGGAGAATACTGGAAAGTAAACTGCCTCAGATTACTGATAATGCGGTTTTACATTGTCTAAAGCTTTATGAAACACCTCGAAATTTTGTTGAATACTACGGTTAG
- the lpxB gene encoding lipid-A-disaccharide synthase, which yields MKYYIIAGERSGDLHSSNLIKSIKQLDSQAEFKGYGGDYMQEAGAEISVHYKDLAFMGFLEVVKNLRTIKGYLKRCKQEILDYKPNAIILVDYAGFNLKIAGFAKKHNIPVYYYISPKVWAWNQKRAWKIKDRVDHMMTIMPFEKEFYKKFDWEVDYVGNPVLDAVKSHQVSADKLNGITDYVAILPGSRKQELESILPTLSKVVDAFPEMKFAVAAVNNLPEDSYSVIADKPNVQLFEGSTYDLLAGAKAAIVTSGTATLETAMWEVPQIVVYKTSGVSYAIAKSLIKVPYISLVNLIADKEVVRELIQKEMNPQSIQKELNRVLNDSDYRQNMLSDYQKIKKKLDIGRASDNAAKIIVDRMKS from the coding sequence ATGAAGTACTATATCATAGCCGGAGAGCGATCTGGCGATTTACACTCCAGCAATCTCATCAAAAGCATAAAACAGCTTGATTCTCAGGCTGAATTTAAAGGCTATGGTGGGGATTATATGCAGGAGGCTGGGGCAGAAATTTCTGTACATTATAAAGACTTAGCCTTTATGGGCTTCCTGGAGGTGGTTAAAAATCTTCGAACCATCAAGGGCTATCTCAAGCGTTGCAAACAAGAGATTTTAGATTACAAGCCTAATGCGATTATACTGGTAGATTACGCAGGCTTTAATCTCAAAATTGCCGGATTCGCTAAGAAACATAATATTCCAGTCTACTATTATATTTCACCAAAAGTATGGGCCTGGAATCAGAAAAGAGCCTGGAAAATTAAGGACAGAGTGGATCATATGATGACCATTATGCCTTTTGAAAAGGAATTCTATAAGAAGTTTGATTGGGAAGTTGACTATGTAGGAAACCCTGTTCTGGATGCGGTAAAGAGCCATCAGGTCAGCGCGGATAAGCTTAATGGAATTACCGATTACGTGGCCATACTTCCAGGTAGTAGAAAGCAGGAGTTAGAATCCATCTTACCTACTTTAAGTAAGGTTGTAGATGCATTTCCTGAGATGAAATTTGCCGTGGCTGCAGTAAATAATCTGCCCGAAGACTCATACTCGGTTATAGCGGATAAGCCTAACGTTCAGCTTTTTGAAGGGTCTACTTATGACTTGCTTGCAGGTGCTAAGGCTGCTATTGTAACATCAGGAACAGCTACATTAGAAACAGCCATGTGGGAAGTGCCGCAGATTGTTGTTTATAAAACAAGTGGTGTGTCATATGCTATTGCCAAGAGTTTGATCAAGGTGCCATATATTTCATTGGTAAATCTCATTGCAGATAAGGAAGTGGTGAGAGAGTTAATTCAAAAGGAAATGAATCCACAGTCTATTCAAAAGGAGCTCAATAGGGTGCTCAACGATTCTGATTACAGGCAGAATATGCTGAGTGATTACCAGAAAATTAAAAAGAAGCTGGACATCGGCAGGGCTTCTGATAATGCTGCCAAAATTATAGTGGATAGAATGAAATCATAA